In Pseudomonas nunensis, a single window of DNA contains:
- a CDS encoding cytochrome o ubiquinol oxidase subunit III, whose amino-acid sequence MSNLVTNAGHTHVDEHGHDDHHHDSGEMTVFGFWLYLMTDCILFASIFAVYAVLVNNVAGGPSGHDIFELPYVLGETACLLLSSITYGFAMLALFKGNKKAVLGWLAITFLFGLGFIGMEINEFHKLISEGFGPSRSGFLSGFFTLVGTHGLHVTSGLIWMAIMMYQVNKHGLTSTNKTRLSCLSLFWHFLDVVWICVFTVVYLMGTL is encoded by the coding sequence ATGTCGAACTTAGTGACCAATGCTGGACACACCCATGTCGATGAACATGGGCACGATGACCATCACCACGACTCGGGCGAGATGACCGTATTCGGTTTCTGGCTCTACCTGATGACCGACTGCATTTTGTTTGCGTCGATCTTCGCGGTGTACGCGGTACTGGTTAACAACGTAGCGGGTGGCCCGTCGGGCCACGACATCTTCGAGCTGCCATACGTGCTGGGCGAAACCGCCTGCCTGTTGCTCAGCTCGATCACCTACGGCTTCGCCATGCTGGCGTTGTTCAAGGGCAACAAGAAAGCAGTGTTGGGCTGGTTGGCCATCACTTTCCTGTTCGGCCTGGGCTTCATCGGCATGGAGATCAACGAGTTCCACAAGCTGATCTCCGAAGGCTTCGGCCCTAGCCGCAGCGGCTTCCTGTCCGGGTTCTTCACCCTGGTCGGCACCCACGGTCTGCACGTGACCAGCGGTCTGATCTGGATGGCGATCATGATGTATCAGGTCAACAAACATGGCCTGACGTCGACCAACAAGACCCGCCTGAGCTGCCTGAGCCTGTTCTGGCACTTCCTGGACGTGGTCTGGATCTGCGTATTCACCGTTGTTTACCTGATGGGGACTCTGTAA
- the cyoD gene encoding cytochrome o ubiquinol oxidase subunit IV: MANAHSHDSHDAGHGSVKSYAIGFILSVILTIIPFGLVMYPSLPKVWTLWIVLAFAVIQVLVHLVYFLHLDRSAAQRNNVIAFVFAAMVIVLLVGLSLWIMFSIHTVMMAH, translated from the coding sequence ATGGCTAACGCTCATTCCCACGACAGCCACGACGCCGGTCACGGCAGCGTAAAGTCCTACGCCATCGGCTTCATCCTGTCGGTGATCCTGACGATCATTCCATTCGGCCTGGTGATGTACCCATCGCTGCCGAAAGTCTGGACGCTGTGGATCGTACTGGCCTTCGCAGTGATCCAGGTGCTCGTTCACCTGGTGTACTTCCTCCACCTGGACCGCTCCGCCGCCCAGCGTAACAACGTGATTGCGTTTGTGTTCGCTGCGATGGTGATCGTCCTGTTGGTTGGCTTGTCGCTGTGGATCATGTTCAGCATCCACACCGTCATGATGGCGCACTGA
- a CDS encoding helix-turn-helix domain-containing protein — MKKRDLFAELMQGVDEMAAQREGKITLRNTTVEDKPAPEVGAQEIVALREKLHMSQAVFAKRIRTSPSTLRNWEQEKSKPNAQAALLIRLVEKFPDMVERLGAV, encoded by the coding sequence ATGAAAAAGCGCGACCTGTTTGCAGAGTTAATGCAGGGCGTTGATGAGATGGCGGCTCAACGCGAAGGCAAGATTACGCTGCGCAACACTACGGTGGAGGATAAGCCTGCTCCCGAGGTCGGTGCGCAAGAAATTGTCGCGCTGCGGGAAAAGCTACATATGTCCCAAGCCGTTTTTGCCAAAAGGATCAGAACCAGCCCCAGTACCTTGAGGAACTGGGAACAGGAAAAGTCGAAGCCCAATGCTCAGGCTGCCTTGTTGATCAGACTGGTGGAAAAATTTCCTGACATGGTTGAGCGGCTGGGCGCCGTTTGA
- a CDS encoding PLP-dependent aminotransferase family protein, protein MQAQRAVIAAIEFQPGVPLVQQIVEQLSIAISQGGLPHGAKLPPIRELAELLNVGKSTVVDALDHLRAKGLVVSRQGSGHYVHRSSTTIPVEPGPDFQPQDTLSIVRRAVLLDNGALRPGCGFLPSSWLPAEELLKAVRGTLRATALRMGEYGVTGGYLPLRQALRVKLSTFGIDVPVEQIITTANTMQAVDLLMRLLIKPGDTVLLDDPCYFNMHTNLALHGAKVITVPRTCEGLDLEAFEQALIAHKPVLYLTNSTLHNPTGHSFSPAQVYRLMELSHRYGFHIVEDDLYGDLQQRRTPRLAASGVDNVSYVSGFSKTLTANSRVSYAVLSPQLAARLITLKMACGGVTSEFAEQITCTMLSNGSYAKHTRRTVDRLYESSSRVARWLVEAGCSVSSLPGEGLFIWTRLPEGLHAETLARKGLENDLVLAPGTLLSKSPEASQFMRFNVAHSDNAQVRERFLRLLDR, encoded by the coding sequence ATGCAGGCTCAACGCGCGGTCATCGCCGCCATCGAGTTCCAGCCAGGCGTGCCGCTGGTGCAACAGATCGTCGAGCAACTGTCGATCGCCATCAGCCAGGGTGGGCTGCCCCACGGTGCCAAACTGCCGCCGATTCGCGAACTCGCCGAGCTGTTGAATGTGGGCAAGTCCACGGTGGTCGATGCTCTCGACCACTTGCGGGCCAAGGGTCTGGTGGTGTCGCGCCAAGGTTCGGGGCATTACGTGCATCGTTCCAGCACCACGATCCCGGTTGAGCCCGGCCCGGACTTCCAACCGCAGGACACCCTCAGCATCGTCCGTCGTGCCGTACTGCTGGATAACGGCGCCCTGCGCCCCGGCTGCGGATTCCTGCCCTCCTCCTGGCTGCCCGCCGAAGAGCTGCTCAAAGCCGTGCGCGGCACCCTGCGCGCCACCGCTCTGCGCATGGGCGAATATGGCGTCACGGGCGGTTACCTGCCATTGCGTCAGGCGTTGCGGGTCAAACTGTCGACGTTCGGCATCGACGTGCCGGTCGAGCAGATCATCACCACCGCCAACACCATGCAGGCCGTTGACCTGCTGATGCGTCTGCTGATCAAGCCTGGCGACACGGTGCTGCTCGACGATCCGTGCTACTTCAACATGCACACCAACCTCGCGCTGCATGGCGCCAAGGTCATCACCGTTCCGCGTACCTGCGAAGGCCTGGACCTGGAGGCCTTCGAGCAAGCGCTGATCGCGCACAAACCCGTGCTGTACCTGACCAACAGCACACTGCATAACCCGACCGGGCACTCGTTCTCCCCGGCCCAGGTGTATCGTCTGATGGAGCTGAGCCACCGCTACGGCTTCCACATCGTCGAAGACGATTTATATGGCGACCTGCAGCAACGCCGCACACCGCGTCTGGCGGCAAGCGGTGTGGACAACGTGAGTTACGTGTCCGGGTTCTCCAAGACCCTGACGGCCAACAGCCGGGTCAGCTATGCCGTGCTGTCGCCGCAACTGGCGGCACGCCTGATCACTCTGAAAATGGCCTGCGGCGGCGTCACCTCGGAATTCGCCGAGCAGATTACCTGCACGATGCTCAGCAATGGCAGCTACGCCAAACATACGCGGCGCACCGTGGATCGGTTGTATGAGTCGAGTAGCCGCGTGGCGCGCTGGTTGGTGGAGGCCGGTTGTTCCGTGTCCTCCCTACCCGGTGAAGGACTGTTTATCTGGACGCGATTACCGGAGGGCTTACATGCCGAAACCCTGGCGCGTAAAGGTCTGGAAAACGACCTCGTGCTGGCGCCTGGAACCCTGCTCAGCAAATCCCCTGAGGCGAGCCAGTTCATGCGATTCAACGTGGCGCACAGCGATAACGCCCAAGTTCGCGAGCGGTTTTTGCGGTTGCTTGATCGCTAG
- the cyoE gene encoding heme o synthase, whose product MSFKHFIQITKPGIIFGNVLSVAGGFFLASKGHVDLAIFLAAMIGTSLVVASGCVFNNCIDRDIDLKMERTKNRVLVQGLISLKLALVYATVLGIAGVALLYKVANPLAALFAVIGFVIYVGFYSLYLKRKSVHGTLVGSLSGAMPPVIGYVAVTNSFDMAALTLLVMFSLWQMPHSYAIAIFRFNDYLAASIPVLPVKRGIQVAKKHILLYILAFLVATLMLTFSGYAGMSYLAVAAAMGMYWLYMAWTGYKAVDDTVWARKLFVFSIFTITALSVMMSLDFKVPSELLLTYAP is encoded by the coding sequence ATGTCCTTTAAGCACTTTATCCAAATCACCAAACCGGGGATCATTTTCGGTAACGTGCTTTCTGTGGCAGGCGGATTTTTCCTGGCCTCGAAAGGGCATGTCGATCTGGCCATCTTCCTGGCCGCCATGATCGGCACGTCCCTGGTGGTGGCTTCCGGTTGCGTGTTCAACAACTGCATCGACCGCGACATCGACCTGAAGATGGAACGCACCAAGAACCGGGTGCTGGTCCAGGGCTTGATCTCCCTGAAACTGGCCCTGGTCTACGCGACCGTCCTCGGTATCGCTGGCGTTGCACTGTTGTACAAGGTGGCGAATCCACTGGCTGCGCTGTTTGCGGTGATCGGTTTCGTCATCTACGTCGGCTTCTACAGCCTGTACCTCAAGCGCAAGTCGGTTCACGGCACGCTGGTGGGCAGTCTGTCGGGCGCCATGCCTCCGGTAATTGGTTACGTCGCCGTGACCAACAGCTTCGACATGGCCGCGCTGACCCTGCTGGTGATGTTCAGCCTGTGGCAGATGCCGCATTCCTACGCCATCGCGATCTTCCGCTTCAACGATTACCTGGCCGCATCGATTCCGGTGTTGCCAGTGAAGCGCGGGATCCAGGTCGCCAAGAAGCACATCCTGCTCTACATCCTGGCATTCCTGGTCGCGACCCTGATGCTGACCTTCAGCGGCTACGCCGGCATGAGCTACCTCGCCGTCGCCGCGGCCATGGGCATGTACTGGTTGTACATGGCCTGGACCGGCTACAAGGCAGTGGATGACACGGTCTGGGCACGCAAGCTGTTCGTGTTCTCGATCTTCACCATTACCGCGTTGAGCGTGATGATGTCGCTGGACTTCAAAGTGCCGAGTGAGCTGTTGCTGACTTACGCGCCTTGA